A single genomic interval of Streptomyces graminofaciens harbors:
- a CDS encoding ABC transporter permease subunit, whose amino-acid sequence MADLLGFVLSGLVSGALYALLATGLVLSYSASGLFNFAHGATAYLCALAFYELHSGFGWPAVPTAVLLVCGMAPALGWGLDRLMFRKLARVGETAQIVATIGLLVALPALGLWVVELLADAGASVKPAENQFGLPGVGPSPAVSWQPVAGVGVDSDQVITWVATAVVAGGLWVLMRHTPLGLRLRATVDNRTLVELRGMSADRLSSIAWMLSSGLAGLAGVLATPLLGLSAHDFTLFLFVSATAAVLGRFASVPLAFAGGLGLGVLQNLVAGYASFAERITGFRTAVPFLILFAGLLVLTRRRRTAGTAAVDAPPVDYLAGRSWARRWGPWAAAAVLLAVAFYTVTTPFWSGVLAQGLAISLVFLSFTVVTGLGAMVSLAQATFVTGAALVAGLLMSHGWPFVAAALVGTCGAAVLGALVALPALRLGGRTLALATLALAFLADQVLFQMGWLRNGDTGWAVPRPVFGPVDLNDDRAMGVAVLVLVTLFVAALGALRDSPSGRAMLAVRSAPAAAMASGVSVVRTKLTLFTLSAGLAGFGGVLYASYSTRITATDFTAMTGLVWLAVVVAAGLRRPQYAVVAGLVYAVVPHVVADYVTESAQLPVILFGLAGLALANDPDGYCAALPVRWQRRGLGRGAVAEVRAPSGSPAGEAVVGGGTGAALKNAAGAAPEAALKTTTGATRAAADAAVPEAAVPEAASKTTVEAARGAALKTTPGSPLKTTPGAALDLRAVRAGYDGAPVVHGVDLAVRPGEILALLGPNGAGKSTVCGVAAGLLAPLDGQVYVAGRDATRQGAVGRSRAGVVLAPEGRGIFPSLTIEENLALRLRSRPEREAVYARFPGLAARRGVVAGSLSGGEQQLLALAPLLQRPPAVLIADEPSLGLAPRVVDEVFALLTELRTAGTALLLVEEKAAEVLGVADTVAYLAQGRVRWCGPRAEVAQDRLTEAYLGIGGKGNPHPADRERHAKGVTRP is encoded by the coding sequence ATGGCCGATCTGTTGGGGTTCGTGCTGAGCGGGCTGGTCTCGGGCGCGCTGTACGCGCTGCTGGCGACCGGGCTGGTGCTGTCGTACTCGGCCTCGGGCCTGTTCAACTTCGCGCACGGCGCCACCGCCTACCTGTGCGCGCTCGCCTTCTACGAGCTGCACTCGGGCTTCGGCTGGCCCGCCGTGCCGACCGCCGTGCTGCTGGTGTGCGGGATGGCGCCCGCACTGGGCTGGGGTCTTGACCGGCTGATGTTCCGGAAGCTGGCGCGGGTCGGGGAGACGGCTCAGATCGTGGCCACGATCGGGCTGCTGGTGGCGCTGCCCGCGCTGGGCCTGTGGGTGGTGGAGCTGCTGGCGGACGCGGGGGCGTCGGTGAAGCCCGCCGAGAACCAGTTCGGGCTGCCGGGCGTCGGGCCGAGTCCGGCGGTGTCCTGGCAGCCGGTGGCCGGGGTCGGCGTCGACTCCGACCAGGTGATCACCTGGGTGGCGACCGCGGTGGTGGCGGGCGGGCTGTGGGTGCTGATGCGGCACACCCCGCTCGGGCTGCGGCTGCGGGCGACCGTGGACAACCGGACGCTGGTCGAGCTGCGCGGGATGAGCGCGGACCGGCTGTCGTCGATCGCGTGGATGCTGTCGAGCGGCCTCGCGGGGCTGGCCGGTGTCCTCGCGACTCCCCTGCTCGGACTGTCCGCCCATGACTTCACCCTGTTCCTGTTCGTCTCGGCGACGGCCGCCGTGCTCGGCCGCTTCGCCTCCGTGCCGCTGGCCTTCGCGGGCGGGCTGGGGCTCGGCGTGCTGCAGAACCTGGTCGCCGGATACGCGTCCTTCGCCGAGCGGATCACCGGCTTCCGTACGGCGGTGCCGTTCCTGATCCTCTTCGCCGGGCTGCTGGTGCTGACCCGGCGGCGGCGGACGGCGGGCACGGCCGCGGTCGACGCGCCGCCGGTCGACTATCTGGCCGGGCGGTCCTGGGCCAGGCGCTGGGGCCCGTGGGCGGCGGCGGCCGTACTACTGGCGGTGGCCTTCTACACGGTCACCACGCCCTTCTGGAGCGGAGTGCTCGCGCAAGGGCTCGCGATCTCCCTGGTGTTCCTCTCGTTCACCGTCGTCACGGGGCTGGGCGCGATGGTGTCGCTGGCGCAGGCGACCTTTGTGACCGGGGCCGCGCTGGTGGCGGGGCTGTTGATGAGCCACGGCTGGCCGTTCGTGGCCGCCGCGCTGGTCGGGACGTGCGGGGCGGCGGTGCTGGGCGCGCTGGTGGCGCTGCCCGCGCTGCGGCTCGGCGGCCGTACGCTGGCCCTCGCGACGCTGGCACTGGCCTTCCTCGCCGACCAAGTGCTGTTCCAGATGGGCTGGCTGCGGAACGGCGACACCGGCTGGGCGGTCCCGCGGCCCGTGTTCGGCCCGGTGGACCTGAACGACGACCGGGCGATGGGCGTGGCCGTGCTCGTGCTCGTCACGCTGTTCGTGGCGGCCCTCGGCGCGCTGCGCGACTCGCCCTCCGGACGCGCCATGCTCGCCGTGCGGTCGGCTCCGGCTGCGGCCATGGCCTCGGGTGTCTCGGTCGTCCGGACCAAGCTGACGCTCTTCACGCTGTCCGCCGGGCTCGCCGGTTTCGGGGGCGTGCTCTACGCCTCGTACAGCACCCGGATCACGGCCACCGACTTCACCGCGATGACGGGGCTGGTGTGGCTCGCGGTGGTCGTGGCGGCCGGGCTGCGCCGACCGCAGTACGCCGTGGTGGCGGGGCTGGTGTACGCGGTGGTGCCGCATGTCGTGGCGGACTACGTCACCGAGTCGGCGCAGCTGCCGGTGATCCTGTTCGGGCTGGCGGGGCTGGCCCTGGCGAACGACCCGGACGGGTACTGCGCGGCACTGCCGGTGCGGTGGCAGCGGAGGGGGTTGGGGCGGGGTGCGGTGGCGGAGGTGCGGGCGCCGTCGGGGTCGCCGGCGGGTGAGGCCGTCGTCGGGGGAGGCACCGGCGCTGCCCTGAAGAACGCTGCCGGGGCCGCACCCGAAGCCGCCCTGAAGACCACCACCGGGGCCACCCGCGCGGCCGCCGACGCCGCCGTCCCCGAAGCCGCCGTCCCCGAAGCCGCCTCGAAGACCACCGTCGAAGCTGCCCGCGGCGCCGCCCTCAAGACCACCCCCGGCTCGCCCCTCAAGACCACCCCCGGCGCCGCCCTCGACCTGCGTGCCGTGCGTGCCGGATACGACGGCGCACCGGTCGTGCACGGTGTCGACCTCGCCGTGCGCCCCGGTGAGATCCTCGCCCTGCTCGGGCCGAACGGGGCCGGGAAGTCGACAGTGTGCGGGGTCGCCGCCGGGCTGCTGGCGCCGCTGGACGGGCAGGTGTACGTGGCCGGGCGGGACGCCACCCGGCAGGGTGCCGTCGGGCGGTCGCGGGCCGGGGTGGTGCTGGCACCCGAGGGACGCGGGATCTTCCCCTCGCTCACCATCGAGGAGAACCTCGCCCTGCGGCTGCGCTCCCGTCCCGAACGCGAGGCCGTGTACGCCCGCTTCCCGGGGCTCGCCGCGCGGCGCGGGGTCGTCGCCGGTTCGCTGTCGGGCGGCGAGCAGCAGCTGCTGGCGCTCGCCCCGCTGCTCCAGCGACCGCCCGCCGTGCTGATCGCCGACGAGCCGTCCCTGGGGCTCGCGCCCCGGGTGGTCGACGAGGTCTTCGCGCTGCTCACCGAACTCCGGACCGCCGGTACCGCGTTGCTGCTCGTCGAGGAAAAGGCGGCCGAGGTCCTCGGCGTCGCGGACACGGTCGCCTATCTCGCCCAGGGGCGGGTCAGATGGTGCGGGCCACGTGCCGAGGTGGCGCAGGACCGGCTCACGGAGGCGTACCTGGGGATCGGCGGCAAGGGGAACCCCCACCCCGCTGACCGGGAGCGACACGCCAAAGGGGTGACCCGGCCGTGA
- a CDS encoding ABC transporter ATP-binding protein, translated as MSGAAPVLEAVGVGVRFGGVRALDGVDLALRPGEVCGLIGPNGAGKTTLFDVLSGIRRPDTGRVLLGGADVTRRSPVWRSRHGMRRTFQRQQLFGQLTVADNLLVAQEWRGGGGVLVADLLAAPTRRGYERARRERAAEVLRMCGLDTVAEVYAGALPVGRARMLELARAVVDGAEVLLLDEPAAGMTADEHRQLSSVIRRLTAEHGCSVLLVEHDVAFVMDLCARVTVLDLGRVLATGAAAEVRADPRVREAYLGARV; from the coding sequence GTGAGCGGAGCCGCCCCCGTGCTGGAGGCCGTCGGCGTCGGTGTCCGCTTCGGCGGGGTGCGCGCCCTCGACGGGGTGGATCTGGCCCTGCGCCCGGGTGAGGTGTGCGGGCTGATCGGCCCGAACGGGGCCGGCAAGACGACCCTGTTCGACGTACTGTCCGGTATCCGCCGCCCCGACACGGGCCGTGTGCTGCTCGGCGGCGCGGACGTCACCCGCCGCTCCCCCGTCTGGCGCTCCCGCCACGGGATGCGGCGCACCTTCCAACGGCAGCAGCTCTTCGGCCAGTTGACGGTGGCCGACAACCTGCTCGTCGCCCAGGAGTGGCGGGGCGGCGGAGGCGTCCTCGTGGCCGATCTGCTGGCGGCGCCGACCCGGCGCGGATACGAGAGGGCGCGTCGGGAGCGGGCGGCGGAGGTGCTGCGGATGTGCGGCCTGGACACGGTGGCCGAGGTGTACGCGGGGGCCCTGCCCGTCGGGCGGGCGCGGATGCTGGAGCTGGCGCGGGCGGTGGTGGACGGGGCGGAGGTGCTGCTGCTGGACGAGCCCGCGGCCGGGATGACGGCCGACGAGCACCGGCAGCTGTCGTCCGTCATCCGCCGGCTGACAGCGGAACACGGCTGTTCCGTACTCCTTGTGGAGCATGACGTCGCCTTCGTCATGGACCTCTGCGCCCGTGTCACCGTCCTCGACCTGGGCCGGGTGCTCGCCACGGGAGCGGCGGCCGAGGTCCGGGCGGATCCGAGGGTGCGGGAGGCCTATCTCGGCGCGAGGGTGTAG
- a CDS encoding aldo/keto reductase, which produces MSSKVPPIILNNGVEMPQLGFGVWQVPDDEAEQAVTTALEAGYRSIDTAAIYGNEAGTGKAIAASGVPRKDLFVTTKLWNSDQGYDSTLRAFDASLDKLGLEYVDLYLIHWPLPARGTFVDSYKAFEKLYADGRAKSIGVSNFLPEHLETLIEATNVIPAVNQIELHPHLQQRAAREYHAEQGIATEAWSPLGQGKGLLEVPAIIAIAQKHGRTPAQIVLRWHLQLGNVVIPKSVTPARIKENIEVFDFTLDTEDIAAISALNEDRRIGPDPAAFDVV; this is translated from the coding sequence GTGAGCAGCAAGGTCCCCCCGATCATCCTGAACAACGGCGTCGAGATGCCCCAGCTGGGCTTCGGCGTGTGGCAGGTGCCGGACGACGAGGCCGAGCAGGCGGTCACCACCGCCCTGGAGGCCGGCTACCGCAGCATCGACACAGCCGCGATCTACGGCAACGAAGCGGGCACCGGCAAGGCCATCGCCGCCTCCGGCGTCCCCCGCAAGGACCTCTTCGTCACCACCAAGCTCTGGAACAGCGACCAGGGGTACGACTCCACGCTCCGCGCCTTCGACGCGTCCCTGGACAAGCTCGGCCTGGAGTACGTGGACCTGTATCTGATCCACTGGCCGCTGCCGGCCCGGGGCACGTTCGTCGACTCGTACAAGGCGTTCGAGAAGCTGTACGCGGACGGCCGCGCGAAGTCCATCGGTGTCTCCAACTTCCTCCCGGAGCACCTGGAGACGCTGATCGAGGCCACGAACGTCATCCCGGCCGTCAACCAGATCGAGCTGCACCCGCACCTCCAGCAGCGCGCGGCCCGTGAGTACCACGCGGAGCAGGGCATCGCCACCGAGGCCTGGTCGCCGCTCGGCCAGGGCAAGGGCCTGCTGGAGGTCCCGGCGATCATCGCCATCGCCCAGAAGCACGGCCGTACGCCGGCCCAGATCGTGCTGCGCTGGCATCTCCAGCTGGGCAACGTGGTCATCCCGAAGTCCGTGACCCCGGCCCGGATCAAGGAGAACATCGAGGTCTTCGACTTCACCCTGGACACCGAGGACATCGCCGCGATCAGCGCGCTGAACGAGGACCGTCGCATCGGCCCCGACCCTGCCGCCTTCGACGTGGTCTGA
- a CDS encoding class I SAM-dependent methyltransferase, whose translation MAHDHQHGHHHHGDHQNRTDIDWADMAEHLEEQAELFAPLYRKAAAWVATQQPEPGLVVDVGSGPGVVSCLLADEFPGARVVAVDGSGPLLERARDRAERLGLADRFGTLEVELPSGLADLEYPADLLWAGRSLHHLGDQRAGLAAFAERLAPGGVVALVEGGLPARFLPRDIGIGRPGLQSRLDAAEEAWFGEMRAALPGSVGEAEDWAALLTGVGLRHATSRTFLLDLPAPVGEAARAYAVATFRRRRESFEDLLDAGDLATLDQLLDPDDKSSLHHRPDVFVLAAHTVHTGQARPVG comes from the coding sequence ATGGCACACGACCACCAGCACGGTCATCACCACCACGGCGACCATCAGAACCGCACGGACATCGACTGGGCCGACATGGCCGAACACCTGGAGGAGCAGGCGGAGCTGTTCGCGCCGCTGTACCGCAAGGCCGCCGCCTGGGTCGCCACGCAGCAGCCCGAGCCGGGGCTGGTCGTCGACGTGGGCAGCGGCCCGGGCGTGGTGAGCTGTCTGCTGGCCGACGAGTTCCCCGGCGCCCGGGTGGTCGCCGTCGACGGCTCGGGCCCCCTGCTGGAACGGGCCCGGGACCGCGCCGAACGCCTTGGCCTCGCCGACCGGTTCGGCACGCTCGAAGTCGAACTTCCCTCGGGGCTGGCCGATTTGGAGTACCCGGCGGATCTGCTCTGGGCGGGACGCAGCCTGCACCATCTCGGGGACCAGCGGGCCGGCCTCGCCGCCTTCGCCGAACGGCTCGCGCCCGGCGGTGTGGTGGCGCTCGTGGAGGGCGGTCTGCCCGCGCGTTTCCTGCCGCGCGACATCGGCATCGGCCGCCCCGGGTTGCAGTCCCGGCTCGACGCGGCCGAGGAGGCGTGGTTCGGCGAGATGCGGGCCGCGCTGCCCGGAAGCGTCGGGGAGGCGGAGGACTGGGCCGCGCTGCTCACCGGAGTGGGCCTGCGGCACGCCACGTCACGCACCTTCCTGCTCGACCTTCCGGCCCCGGTGGGGGAAGCGGCCCGCGCCTACGCCGTGGCCACGTTCCGGCGCCGCAGGGAGAGCTTCGAGGACCTCCTCGACGCCGGCGACCTCGCCACCCTGGACCAACTCCTCGACCCCGACGACAAGTCGAGCCTGCACCACCGCCCGGACGTCTTCGTCCTCGCGGCCCACACGGTGCATACGGGGCAGGCGCGGCCGGTGGGGTGA
- a CDS encoding dihydrofolate reductase family protein — MRIVICEFISLDGVVQAPGGPEEDTDGGFAHGGWTHPFFDPEVVGGAWDGALRKADALLFGRRTWKAMAGAWPERAGDPFADRMNAIPKYVVSTTLGDSDLTWDNTTRIPGEEAVAHLRKLREADGGDLLVMGSPTLARTLIGEGLVDELVLIVMPVILGGGKTIFPGDGAEHTLELLSTVTNEAGANVCTYRVTASE; from the coding sequence ATGCGCATCGTGATCTGCGAGTTCATCAGCCTGGACGGCGTCGTGCAGGCGCCCGGCGGTCCCGAGGAGGACACCGACGGCGGCTTCGCCCACGGCGGCTGGACGCACCCCTTCTTCGACCCGGAGGTGGTGGGCGGCGCCTGGGACGGCGCGCTGCGCAAGGCGGACGCGCTGCTGTTCGGGCGGCGCACCTGGAAGGCGATGGCCGGGGCCTGGCCCGAGCGGGCGGGCGACCCCTTCGCGGACCGGATGAACGCCATCCCCAAGTACGTCGTCTCCACCACCCTCGGCGACTCCGACCTGACCTGGGACAACACCACCCGCATCCCCGGCGAGGAGGCCGTCGCCCACCTCCGCAAGCTGCGCGAGGCGGACGGCGGCGACCTGCTGGTCATGGGTAGCCCGACGCTCGCGCGCACACTCATCGGCGAGGGCCTGGTCGACGAGCTGGTGCTGATCGTGATGCCGGTGATCCTCGGCGGCGGCAAGACGATCTTCCCCGGTGACGGCGCCGAGCACACGCTGGAGCTGCTCTCCACGGTCACCAACGAAGCGGGCGCGAACGTGTGCACGTATCGGGTGACCGCGAGCGAGTAG
- a CDS encoding glycoside hydrolase family 6 protein: protein MSRTASRTRSSTRTKTATTLAALSLVAGAAGTAVAADPDASGVKAIPCTVDYKIQNQWDTGFTVAVTITNNSAAKSSWAAKWSYAGNQKVTSGWNAKITQSGTAVTAANETYNGSLPTGGSVSFGFNGSYSGTNAVPTTFTLDGVTCNVDDGGGGPTNPGPGTPGTKVDNPYSGAKVYVNPEWSAKAAAETGGSRIANQPTGVWLDRIAAIEGVGSGMGLRDHLDEALRQKGSDQLVVQLVIYNLPGRDCAALASNGELGPTEIDKYKSQYIDPIAAILADSKYASLRIVTTVEIDSLPNLVTNTGSRPTATPQCDVMKANGNYVKGVGYALNKLGDVANVYNYIDAGHHGWIGWDDNFGASANTFKEAATAEGATVNDVHGFITNTANYSALKENNYTINDNVAGKSVRESKWVDWNRYVDELSFAQAFRNQLVSVGFNSNIGMLIDTSRNGWGGSARPSGPGATTSVDTYVNGGRYDRRIHIGNWCNQAGAGLGERPQAAPATGIDAYVWMKPPGESDGSSSAIANDEGKGFDRMCDPTYTGNPRNGNSMSGSLPNAPLSGHWFSAQFQQLMQNAYPAL, encoded by the coding sequence ATGAGCCGTACCGCAAGCCGTACCAGAAGTAGCACGCGCACGAAGACGGCGACCACGCTCGCCGCGCTGTCGCTCGTCGCCGGCGCCGCCGGGACCGCCGTCGCGGCGGATCCGGACGCGAGCGGCGTCAAGGCGATCCCCTGCACGGTCGACTACAAGATCCAGAACCAGTGGGACACCGGCTTCACCGTCGCCGTCACGATCACCAACAACAGCGCGGCCAAGTCGTCCTGGGCCGCGAAGTGGTCGTACGCCGGGAACCAGAAGGTCACCAGCGGCTGGAACGCGAAGATCACCCAGAGCGGGACGGCCGTGACGGCCGCCAACGAGACGTACAACGGGTCGCTCCCCACGGGCGGTTCGGTGAGCTTCGGCTTCAACGGCTCGTACAGCGGCACCAACGCCGTCCCGACGACCTTCACGCTCGACGGTGTGACCTGCAACGTCGACGACGGCGGTGGCGGTCCCACCAACCCGGGCCCGGGCACGCCGGGTACCAAGGTCGACAACCCGTACTCCGGCGCCAAGGTGTACGTGAACCCGGAGTGGTCCGCGAAGGCCGCCGCCGAGACGGGCGGCAGCCGGATCGCCAACCAGCCCACGGGCGTCTGGCTGGACCGGATCGCCGCCATCGAGGGTGTCGGCAGCGGCATGGGGCTGCGCGACCACCTCGACGAGGCGCTGCGGCAGAAGGGCTCCGACCAGCTCGTCGTCCAGCTGGTGATCTACAACCTGCCCGGCCGTGACTGCGCGGCCCTCGCGTCCAACGGTGAGCTGGGCCCGACGGAGATCGACAAGTACAAGTCACAGTACATCGACCCGATCGCGGCCATCCTCGCCGACTCGAAGTACGCCTCGCTGCGGATCGTCACGACCGTCGAGATCGACTCGCTGCCCAACCTCGTCACCAACACCGGCAGCCGTCCGACGGCCACCCCGCAGTGCGATGTGATGAAGGCCAACGGCAACTACGTCAAGGGCGTCGGCTACGCGCTCAACAAGCTCGGTGACGTCGCCAACGTCTACAACTACATCGACGCCGGCCACCACGGCTGGATCGGCTGGGACGACAACTTCGGGGCCTCCGCCAACACGTTCAAGGAGGCGGCGACCGCCGAGGGCGCCACGGTCAACGACGTCCACGGCTTCATCACCAACACGGCGAACTACAGCGCCCTGAAGGAGAACAACTACACCATCAACGACAACGTGGCCGGCAAGTCGGTCCGTGAGTCGAAGTGGGTGGACTGGAACCGGTACGTCGACGAGCTGTCCTTCGCCCAGGCCTTCCGCAACCAGCTGGTCTCGGTCGGGTTCAACTCGAACATCGGCATGCTGATCGACACCTCCCGCAACGGCTGGGGCGGCTCCGCGCGGCCGTCCGGCCCCGGTGCCACGACCAGCGTCGACACCTATGTCAACGGTGGCCGCTACGACCGCCGCATCCACATCGGCAACTGGTGCAACCAGGCCGGTGCCGGGCTCGGCGAGCGTCCGCAGGCGGCGCCCGCGACCGGGATCGACGCCTATGTGTGGATGAAGCCCCCGGGTGAGTCCGACGGGTCCAGCTCCGCCATCGCGAACGACGAGGGCAAGGGCTTCGACCGCATGTGCGACCCGACCTACACGGGCAACCCGCGCAACGGCAACAGCATGTCCGGCTCCCTGCCGAACGCTCCGCTGTCCGGGCACTGGTTCTCCGCCCAGTTCCAGCAGCTGATGCAGAACGCCTACCCGGCGCTCTGA
- a CDS encoding cellulase family glycosylhydrolase — protein MRHPARSGLLFAGAAGLALVATAIVPVVTASGAAPACTVEYSVTSQWADGFQGGVKITNNQAALSGWSLTFAFAGGQKVSQGWNARWSQSGTTVTAANESWNGSLGTGASLSAGFIASWSGSNAVPTAFKLNGTTCNVDSGPTDPGPTDPGPTYPGPTDPPPSGDGPPVLKVSGNKLVDETGATRRLLGVNRSGGEFACVQGNGIWDGPVDDASVKAIADWNVNTVRIPLNEECWLGLSNIRPEYAGANYINAVKDLVAKVEAHGMTPMVELHWSWGQYTGNSAGCSDVHASCQKPMPNMEYTPSFWTSVANTFKNDRHVVFDLFNEPYPDRATSTATQAWTCWRDGGSCPGITYQVAGMQDLIDAIRGTGAENVILAGGLAYSNDLSQWLQYKPTDPKGNLAAAWHVYNFNTCSNESCWDSTLAPVAAQVPLVAGEIGENTCAHSFIDRVMTWFDARKLSYLGWTWNTWNCGSGPALISHYDGTPTSFGIGLRDHLRSLNG, from the coding sequence ATGCGACACCCCGCGCGTTCAGGTCTTTTATTCGCCGGGGCGGCCGGGCTGGCCCTCGTGGCCACCGCGATCGTCCCGGTGGTCACCGCTTCGGGAGCCGCACCCGCCTGCACGGTGGAGTACTCCGTCACCAGCCAGTGGGCGGACGGCTTCCAGGGCGGCGTGAAGATCACCAACAACCAGGCGGCGCTCAGCGGTTGGTCCCTGACCTTCGCCTTCGCCGGCGGTCAGAAGGTCAGCCAGGGCTGGAACGCCCGATGGTCCCAGTCCGGTACGACGGTCACCGCGGCCAACGAGAGCTGGAACGGCTCGCTGGGCACCGGCGCGAGCCTCAGCGCCGGGTTCATCGCGTCGTGGTCGGGGAGCAACGCCGTCCCCACGGCGTTCAAGCTCAACGGCACGACGTGCAATGTGGACAGCGGGCCGACGGATCCGGGGCCGACCGACCCGGGACCGACCTACCCTGGGCCGACGGATCCGCCGCCGAGCGGTGACGGGCCGCCGGTGCTCAAGGTGTCCGGGAACAAGCTCGTCGACGAGACCGGCGCGACCCGCAGGCTGCTCGGCGTCAACCGCTCGGGCGGCGAGTTCGCGTGCGTCCAGGGCAACGGCATCTGGGACGGGCCGGTCGACGACGCCTCGGTCAAGGCGATCGCGGACTGGAACGTCAACACCGTACGCATCCCGCTCAACGAGGAGTGCTGGCTCGGGCTGTCCAACATCAGGCCCGAGTACGCGGGCGCCAACTACATCAACGCCGTCAAGGACCTGGTGGCGAAGGTGGAGGCGCACGGCATGACGCCGATGGTCGAACTGCACTGGTCCTGGGGCCAGTACACGGGCAACTCGGCCGGCTGCTCCGACGTGCACGCCAGCTGCCAGAAACCGATGCCCAACATGGAGTACACCCCCTCCTTCTGGACCTCGGTGGCGAACACCTTCAAGAACGACAGGCACGTGGTGTTCGACCTGTTCAACGAGCCCTACCCGGACCGCGCGACCTCCACGGCCACCCAGGCCTGGACCTGCTGGCGGGACGGCGGCAGCTGCCCCGGCATCACCTACCAGGTCGCCGGGATGCAGGACCTGATCGACGCGATCCGCGGCACGGGCGCGGAGAACGTGATCCTGGCCGGCGGGCTCGCGTACTCGAACGACCTCAGCCAGTGGCTCCAGTACAAGCCCACCGACCCCAAGGGCAATCTGGCCGCCGCCTGGCACGTCTACAACTTCAACACCTGTTCGAACGAGAGCTGCTGGGACTCCACACTCGCACCGGTCGCAGCTCAGGTCCCGCTGGTCGCGGGCGAGATCGGCGAGAACACCTGCGCCCACTCTTTCATCGACCGCGTGATGACGTGGTTCGACGCCCGCAAGCTCTCCTATCTGGGCTGGACCTGGAACACATGGAACTGCGGCTCCGGGCCCGCCCTGATCTCCCACTACGACGGAACTCCCACGTCGTTCGGTATCGGGCTGCGCGATCACCTGCGCTCCCTCAACGGCTAG